In Zygosaccharomyces rouxii strain CBS732 chromosome F complete sequence, a single window of DNA contains:
- the IMP2 gene encoding endopeptidase catalytic subunit (highly similar to uniprot|P46972 Saccharomyces cerevisiae YMR035W IMP2 mitochondrial peptidase): protein MPSQKAFRYSLITLTWIPVIMTINDNVCHVAKIEGSSMRPTLNANERSISSDWVFLWKFNCKKAFNLNRDDIILFKSPMDPNKVYCKRIKGIQYDSVKTRHPYPRSVVNIPRNHVWVEGDNVFHSVDSNNFGSLSTGLVVGKAIKVIWPPSRWGADLQLSTGRQNILTTRE from the coding sequence ATGCCCTCTCAAAAAGCATTCAGATATTCCCTAATTACACTGACATGGATTCCAGTTATAATGACGATCAATGACAATGTCTGCCATGTCGCTAAGATTGAAGGTTCTTCGATGAGACCAACTTTAAACGCTAACGAAAGGTCAATTTCAAGCGATTGGGTATTCCTTTGGAAATTTAACTGTAAGAAAGCATTTAATTTAAACAGAGATGATATTatacttttcaaatcgCCAATGGATCCAAATAAAGTTTATTGTAAAAGGATTAAAGGTATACAATATGATTCTGTAAAAACGCGACATCCGTATCCACGTAGTGTGGTTAATATACCCAGGAACCACGTATGGGTTGAAGGTGATAACGTGTTCCACAGTGTGGATAGTAATAATTTTGGGTCGCTTTCTACAGGTTTGGTTGTTGGTAAGGCTATTAAGGTTATATGGCCACCATCTCGATGGGGGGCAGATCTGCAGTTGAGTACCGGTAGACAGAATATTTTAACCACGCGTGAATGA
- the RCH1 gene encoding Rch1p (similar to uniprot|Q05131 Saccharomyces cerevisiae YMR034C Hypothetical ORF) — translation MASRKDQFMKIWNHPVTDFLRGKWFFYILAIFILLAHFFPNFAGDDGIIRGQYSIGYGAVACIFLNSGLNNKTKRLIAEISNWRAHITVILLSFFITSSIVFAFCCAIKKAHDKNMDDWVLIGFLLMAASPTTVASNVMMTSQAGGNDLLCTCEVFIGNILGAFVTPGIIQLFTDSALFKFGNPANHSSVKDVYRRVLFQVGLSVFVPLATGQIIQNVLPKPTQIYSNFLKKYHLKIGAYMLLLIMFNSFSTAFKQKAFTEVSHACIIFVCFFDLGLYLFFTGICFLCARPYLLLLLFKKKPVKGESSKLYYYSYGLFRPFYYNKRDTVCLLYCGPAKTAALGVSLVTSQYGDEKSNLGKMLLPLVLYQAIQVLSASFLVPLFKWWCSDEIAKLEAQKTDLEKNPTGKGEHDNSSNQVNQDGNVEEQESTDMSKDQHTDDSKSQFFSTINESASY, via the coding sequence ATGGCGTCTCGAAAAGACCAGTTCATGAAAATATGGAATCATCCAGTGACAGACTTTCTCAGGGGTAAATGGTTTTTTTACATTTTAGCCATCTTCATATTACTTGCACATTTCTTCCCCAATTTTGCAGGTGATGATGGCATAATCAGAGGTCAGTACAGTATTGGATATGGAGCGGTTGCATGCATTTTTTTGAACAGCGGTTTAAACAACAAGACTAAACGGCTAATAGCTgagatttccaattggaGAGCCCACATCACGGTAATTTTACTAAGCTTTTTCATAACCTCATCCATCGTGTTTGCATTTTGCTGTGCAATAAAGAAGGCTCATGATAAAAATATGGACGATTGGGTTTTAATCGGTTTTTTACTTATGGCGGCATCGCCAACAACGGTGGCCTCCAATGTAATGATGACCAGTCAAGCTGGCGGTAATGATCTTTTATGCACTTGTGAAGTCTTCATAGGTAACATTCTAGGGGCATTTGTTACTCCTGGTATTATTCAACTTTTCACAGATTCCgcacttttcaaatttggtaacCCTGCGAATCATAGCAGCGTAAAGGACGTGTATCGTCGTGTTCTTTTCCAAGTGGGCCTTTCAGTGTTTGTACCATTAGCAACAGGTcaaattattcaaaatgttCTGCCGAAACCGACTCAAATATACTCAAATTTTCTGAAGAAATACCACCTAAAAATTGGGGCTTACATGTTACTTCTTATCATGTTTAATTCCTTCTCTACTGCTTTCAAGCAAAAGGCATTTACAGAGGTTTCTCATGCATGTATCATTTTCGTTTGCTTCTTCGATCTAGGCTTGTACCTTTTCTTTACGGGAATATGCTTCTTATGTGCTAGGCCTTATTTATTGCTGCTACTCTTTAAAAAGAAGCCAGTTAAAGGTGAATCGTCCAAGTTATACTACTATTCTTACGGGTTATTCCGGCCCTTTTATTACAATAAAAGAGATACTGTTTGCCTGTTGTACTGCGGACCCGCCAAGACTGCAGCCCTAGGAGTTTCCTTAGTCACTTCACAATATGGAGATGAGAAGTCCAATTTAGGTAAAATGTTGTTACCACTTGTCCTATACCAAGCCATACAGGTTTTGAGTGCAAGTTTCTTGGTCCCACTATTCAAATGGTGGTGTAGCGACGAGATTGCCAAATTGGAAGCGCAGAAGACTGATTTAGAGAAGAATCCTACAGGAAAGGGCGAGCATgataattcatcaaatcaGGTCAATCAAGACGGTAATGTTGAAGAGCAGGAAAGTACTGATATGAGTAAAGACCAGCACACTGACGATTCTAAAtctcaattcttttccACTATCAATGAAAGTGCATCTTACTAA
- the ARP9 gene encoding Arp9p (similar to uniprot|Q05123 Saccharomyces cerevisiae YMR033W ARP9 Actin-related protein involved in transcriptional regulation; subunit of the chromatin remodeling Snf/Swi complex): MAPFRLDSILIIYPKSQTTVVQFGLHDDVFLVPDMEFPTRVFKTINSDGVPIYSSSATETSQEIHPIENGSIVDLEAFLFFLRLIYVSILSKRSNLKGPDSFDAELSNIPVFIVTHHSWSQFQLESIVQFLFEALRVNGAMLLSTALSSTYAMGSLQNCCVIDIGTAHTDIIPVVDYAPLVPLTSTIPYGGNTINENLARILPELSGNTIESLKKSSIFEVLSDDAKKSSAFTFHENPEEDEGALDVAAIVTSGRDTREILEEREKQKKEKNIKNAQMEKNTFIDDEGNSVTVGKQRFQGCDELINRISDRVGKVLDQIDDVIKLRAIWENIIIVGGTSSIQGFKDVLLGKLIKDHLVTEPEEERSKREQNAMESLTVKQKNKFMGSGSVSNLEYVQAATVIKAARYPEYFPEWKKYGYAKIPFLGAQVISKQIFAHSKDTFYLSREIYDLMGPSSLWDVFF, from the exons ATGGCACCCTTTAGGCTGGATAGCATACTG ATAATTTATCCCAAATCTCAAACTACAGTTGTTCAGTTTGGTCTTCACGATGATGTTTTTCTAGTGCCAGATATGGAATTCCCTACCCGTGTATTTAAAACTATAAATTCAGATGGTGTTCCAATatattcatcatcagcTACAGAGACATCTCAAGAGATACacccaattgaaaatggCTCTATTGTAGACCTAGAGGCatttttgttctttttaaGGCTCATATATGTTTCCATTCTCTCCAAGAGatcaaatttgaaaggtCCTGATTCATTCGATGCGGAATTATCCAACATCCCAGTTTTCATAGTGACACACCATTCTTGGTCGCAATTCCAACTAGAATCTATTGTACAATTTCTGTTTGAAGCGCTGCGTGTTAATGGTGCCATGCTACTATCAACGGCGCTTAGCTCCACTTACGCAATGGGGTCCTTACAAAACTGTTGTGTTATCGATATTGGAACTGCACACACAGATATTATTCCAGTGGTAGATTATGCACCTCTTGTTCCACTAACATCGACGATTCCCTATGGTGGTAATACgataaatgaaaatttggcCAGAATTCTTCCAGAACTATCAGGAAATACAATCGAAAGTTTAAAGAAATCCTCCATTTTTGAAGTGTTAAGTGATGATGCCAAGAAATCTTCTGCATTCACATTTCATGAAAATCCTGAAGAGGATGAGGGTGCGTTGGACGTGGCCGCTATTGTGACAAGTGGACGTGATACTCGTGAAATTCTAGAAGAGAGggagaagcagaagaaggaaaagaatattaaAAATGCACAGATGGAGAAAAACACATTTATAGATGACGAAGGTAATAGTGTCACCGTGGGAAAGCAAAGGTTTCAAGGATGTGATGAATTGATAAATAGAATTTCTGATAGAGTGggtaaagttttggatcaaattgatgatgtCATTAAATTGAGAGCCATATGGGAAAATATAATTATTGTCGGCGGTACTTCATCTATTCAGGGATTCAAGGATGTGCTTTTAGGTAAACTTATTAAAGATCATCTAGTAACTGAGCcagaggaagaaagatCGAAAAGAGAACAAAATGCTATGGAATCACTAACTGTAAAGCAGAAGAATAAATTCATGGGCAGTGGATCTGTGTCTAATCTGGAATACGTTCAAGCTGCTACAGTAATAAAGGCTGCTAGGTATCCTGAATATTTCCCCGAGTGGAAGAAATACGGATATGCGAAGATACCATTTTTGGGAGCTCAAGTGATTTCTAAACAGATATTTGCACATTCGAAGGATACTTTCTATTTGTCAAGAGAGATTTACGATTTAATGGGACCAAGTTCTCTTTGGGATGTGTTTTTCTGA
- the CSE4 gene encoding centromeric DNA-binding histone H3-like protein CSE4 (highly similar to uniprot|P36012 Saccharomyces cerevisiae YKL049C CSE4 Centromere protein that resembles histones required for proper kinetochore function homolog of human CENP-A) yields METRQLDGAVHNGSRLLSQLSVEQERINERASQLLQRNRERRRLLQRQQERRRYEGPPRSLINHDYGAPSKNVEENREQERTQIRQRRQRIRSSHKLSQKRRTPSDQALYEIRKYQRSTELLISKIPFARLVREVTEQFTTEEQQPRWQSMAVLALQEASEAYLVGLLEHTNLLALHAKRITIMRKDMQLARRIRGQFL; encoded by the coding sequence ATGGAGACTCGACAACTGGATGGTGCAGTTCACAATGGCTCAAGACTCTTAAGTCAGTTATCTGTAGAGCAAGAGCGAATTAACGAAAGGGCATCTCAGCTGCTGCAGCGTAATAGAGAGCGTAGGAGGTTATTACAACGTCAACAAGAAAGAAGGCGATACGAGGGCCCACCACGGTCATTGATCAATCATGACTATGGTGCTCCTAGCAAGAACGTGGAAGAAAATAGGGAACAGGAAAGAACTCAAATTAGACAGAGAAGACAAAGGATTAGATCTTCGCATAAGTTATCACAAAAGAGACGTACACCGAGTGATCAAGCTCTTTATGAGATAAGGAAATACCAGAGATCTACCGAATTGCTCATCTCAAAAATTCCATTTGCTAGATTGGTTAGGGAAGTTACTGAACAATTTACCACGGAAGAACAACAGCCGCGATGGCAATCAATGGCGGTACTAGCTCTCCAAGAAGCCAGTGAGGCCTATTTAGTGGGATTGCTAGAACATACGAATTTACTAGCACTTCATGcaaaaagaattacaatcaTGAGGAAAGATATGCAGCTAGCGAGAAGAATAAGAGGGcagtttctttga
- the HOF1 gene encoding formin-binding protein HOF1 (similar to uniprot|Q05080 Saccharomyces cerevisiae YMR032W HOF1 Bud neck-localized SH3 domain-containing protein required for cytokinesis), with product MSYNYELCFWDPNDDGVNILLEHISEGIKSCTSMVNFFKQRGELEKDYARRLGAINSKLRKDMDQHAEYGNLSKSFELALTNEKARAQVHSKQSEVIYRQIHSNIKSFAEQLQARYTTLSGKVERLRVDKYNKKVGCENLEKRLQEAQVRARDLQLNADNLIGAKRNEHNQKELTKWETTAKEVGLKLDVLRQEHKASQKYWFREWANVTRDLQELDTTRISFLKTKLQQYAEITIETSVLEQTRMDALTNQLVTYTPGDDISDFSSTYGTGRLREKRKSHQSATHSHRHMEHLDAHRKDSFGDTCNTHNDHDDFSTSKSRRSSYMDNLRRLSSHLQSIGNLDESRAKRHSTPPAIQYQTSLGIPQERHHDDTPQQEEAPQEKLCKSTVREARVIQPSSAPRDLDDTVPHSRYIPTRLSPMPLHRKKLSSSSSSSSPKDLDDTVPHSRHIPTRLSPMPAHTKEFSSSSSASSQPRNLDASVPHSSNFPTRLSPMPANTKELSSSSSESSSNPTDFTTHVRSRHSMDSMATSVSSFVNSIDDSQRFAKSWNSSNRKRKSISYVNQKSPPQSPPTPTAYHHGDDSELRYASHRHDRGDEHHLENVRNVSTDTTIVNAEMNASAGRSRRKSLVVKDSVNPIEDALTEMQKISSNGFAASDVRVGRIRDNGITVTLPLVTSDGEHVIKYAKAVYPLYEENVPELAQFQRGDYLLITGEVNDEWYRGEVYSNDYVSQGSSSGLIPHNFIKPLT from the coding sequence ATGAGTTACAACTACGAGCTATGCTTTTGGGATCCCAATGATGATGGGGTCAACATTTTGCTGGAACATATATCTGAAGGAATCAAATCATGTACTtcaatggtgaatttttttaaacaaagaggtgaattggaaaaagatTATGCAAGGCGGCTTGGCGCTATCAATAGTAAGTTGCGCAAGGATATGGATCAGCATGCAGAGTATGGTAATCTGAGTAAATCATTTGAATTGGCTCTTACAAATGAAAAAGCTAGGGCTCAAGTGCATTCAAAACAGAGTGAAGTTATTTATAGGCAGATCCACAGTAAtatcaaatcttttgcaGAGCAGCTACAAGCTAGATACACTACACTTAGTGGGAAAGTGGAAAGGCTGAGAGTAGATAAATATAATAAGAAAGTTGGTTGTGAAAATTTAGAGAAAAGGCTACAGGAAGCTCAGGTGAGAGCTAGAGATCTACAGCTGAACGCTGATAATCTCATTGGCGCTAAAAGGAATGAACATAACCAGAAGGAGTTGACCAAATGGGAGACCACAGCGAAGGAGGTGGGATTAAAGCTAGATGTTTTAAGACAGGAGCACAAGGCATCACAAAAGTACTGGTTTAGAGAATGGGCAAATGTGACTAGAGATCTCCAGGAGCTAGATACCACTagaatttcatttttaaaaacTAAATTGCAGCAATATGCCGAAATTACTATAGAAACTAGTGTTTTGGAACAAACAAGAATGGATGCACTCACAAATCAATTAGTTACATACACACctggtgatgatatttCGGATTTCTCTAGCACTTATGGGACAGGCAGGTTAAGAGAAAAGCGCAAAAGTCATCAAAGTGCTACACACTCCCATAGACATATGGAACATTTAGATGCCCATAGAAAAGATAGTTTTGGAGATACTTGCAATACCCATAACGATCatgatgatttttcaacatctaAATCAAGAAGGTCTTCATATATGGATAATCTACGGAGGTTGTCTTCTCATTTACAGAGTATAGGAAATTTGGACGAATCTAGGGCAAAGAGACATAGTACGCCACCAGCTATACAATATCAGACTTCACTAGGAATACCTCAAGAAAGACACCATGATGACACACCTCAGCAGGAAGAAGCACCTCAGGAAAAATTGTGCAAATCTACCGTTAGAGAAGCCCGTGTAATTCAACCATCATCAGCACCAAGAGACTTGGATGATACAGTTCCTCATTCGAGGTACATTCCAACACGACTAAGTCCAATGCCCTTACATAGGAAAAAGTtatcatcgtcatcatcatcatcatcaccaaaagatttggatgataCGGTCCCTCATTCAAGGCACATTCCAACACGACTAAGTCCAATGCCCGCACATACTAAAGAGttctcatcatcgtcatcagcatcatcaCAGCCAAGAAATTTGGATGCTTCGGTTCCTCATTCAAGCAATTTTCCAACACGACTAAGTCCGATGCCCGCAAATACCAAAGAGTtatcatcctcttcatcagaatcatcATCTAACCCTACAGATTTTACCACACATGTCAGGAGCCGTCATAGTATGGATTCAATGGCAACTTCTGTAAGTTCATTTGTCAACAGCATAGACGACTCTCAAAGGTTTGCgaaatcttggaattcATCTAACAGAAAGCGTAAATCTATAAGTTATGTGAATCAAAAGAGCCCACCACAGAGCCCACCCACACCAACAGCTTATCATCACGGCGATGATTCTGAGTTACGCTATGCATCTCACCGTCATGACCGTGGCGACGAGCATCATCTGGAAAATGTGAGAAACGTTAGTACAGATACCACAATTGTCAATGCTGAGATGAATGCAAGCGCCGGTAGATCTCGTCGTAAGTCGTTAGTGGTAAAGGATTCAGTGAATCCGATTGAAGATGCACTTACTGAAATGCAGAAGATTAGTAGTAATGGATTTGCCGCTTCCGATGTTAGAGTTGGTCGTATAAGGGACAATGGAATTACAGTTACTTTACCGCTAGTGACAAGCGATGGTGAGCATGTGATCAAATATGCTAAAGCTGTCTATCCATTATATGAAGAGAACGTTCCTGAACTTGCACAATTCCAGAGGGGAGATTATCTACTCATTACAGGCGAGGTCAACGATGAGTGGTACAGGGGTGAGGTCTACAGTAACGACTATGTTAGTCAGGGCAGTAGTTCTGGTTTGATCCCCCATAATTTCATAAAACCTTTGACTTAA
- the EIS1 gene encoding Eis1p (similar to uniprot|Q05050 Saccharomyces cerevisiae YMR031C Protein of unknown function green fluorescent protein (GFP)-fusion protein localizes to the cytoplasm in a punctate pattern) has protein sequence MSLVSTVNDAERTDLLNSSGNRNGPVVETVTTTAVEEKPITTKSVRGFSVYHKGGGAQLSKEALYRAKVKYGIYQSPARSFSTGVAEPKVASDVAANLANDNKTTIEAYKRLFVDPNANTAARRSIVNGGPRVEDVVIPESHYGSHQAATRAYSVASVATDENARRLQSPQSPPATRAHSLKSANKAFYNTKLPEQVEVVPKQVGKKPMDMSKILSSAENRAQHRVTDRWDPVKADHGIRTSTQNLNRVRSTSLTGPIYKERKGVKEPSSKDASATQGDRGNYAQWAAFAVRDMDPTALTNKEFEERERAKRELLSQITSQQVLAKARENADKQLDAIDANDVHRVLFGNDAYNRAAIEIAQRNAQRQAGETDVNEGKINIGGGLWLSPDDVHTIAREMVDPVLGEVHQRADDQRATDVDIKERNDYVTNEWNAWTAMHQTKENNNEALLVNSQNKRTREADSARSEAEKSFTELCDRMDKQVAERNDLLNQTKQAREQLERETEEKLAQNKEDNKTALRDLKGQHAKELEEAREEQRRLVQPYEERLEEVNREHESLVQERTAINEEIARLHESIKEHQYQISKYEREIKSHEEQNASAEEELKKLETDREGIQSHYNDNVVVNANKAKEQALLSSEEARLQNLKVDAIINERKTELNRTEQELQREKLNMLEAMRKTAEARGDENIDEERVKQLIGMTSTEYVEEQKKLQKAAGKAEKPKASTADKGQALDKALAHDQGDQEANTKDFKEGAETKAKESKGKPSQSVAKAIATSPTKTEAKAEPSTSKGKSNGVGTHPDNASGISQISDTLENGKHLSEEDLKELAEDAEQRVSGEPQPSYFKEVF, from the coding sequence atGTCTCTCGTTTCCACGGTTAATGATGCAGAGCGAACCGATCTTTTAAATTCTTCTGGCAACCGTAATGGTCCAGTGGTAGAAACTGTGACTACTACTGCTGTTGAAGAGAAACCTATCACTACCAAATCTGTCAGAGGTTTTTCCGTCTATCACAAAGGTGGAGGTGCTCAACTCAGTAAGGAAGCTCTCTATAGAGCAAAGGTTAAATATGGTATTTACCAATCTCCAGCCAGGTCTTTTTCGACAGGGGTTGCTGAACCCAAGGTTGCCTCAGATGTTGCTGCTAATTTAGCTAATGACAACAAGACTACCATTGAGGCTTACAAGAGACTTTTCGTGGACCCCAATGCTAATACTGCAGCTAGAAGATCAATTGTTAATGGGGGTCCTCGTGTGGAAGACGTCGTCATTCCGGAATCTCATTATGGTTCTCACCAAGCTGCTACCAGAGCTTATTCGGTTGCATCTGTTGCTACTGATGAGAATGCTAGACGCTTGCAGAGTCCACAATCACCCCCTGCTACCAGAGCTCACTCTTTGAAATCTGCAAACAAGGCATTTTACAACACAAAGCTTCCAGAACAAGTGGAAGTTGTTCCAAAGCAGGTAGGTAAGAAACCAATGGATATGTCCAAAATTCTAAGCAGTGCAGAAAACCGCGCTCAACACCGTGTTACTGACAGATGGGACCCAGTTAAGGCAGATCACGGTATCCGTACTAGTACTCAAAACTTAAACAGGGTTCGTTCTACAAGTCTCACAGGACCTATCTATAAGGAAAGAAAGGGTGTTAAGGAACCATCCTCCAAGGATGCTTCTGCAACTCAAGGTGATCGCGGTAATTATGCTCAATGGGCTGCTTTTGCGGTAAGGGATATGGATCCTACAGCTCTAACAAACAaggaatttgaagaaagagaaagagcAAAACGTGAATTGTTATCTCAAATCACTTCCCAGCAAGTTTTGGCTAAGGCTAGAGAAAATGCCGACAAGCAATTAGACGCCATTGATGCTAATGACGTTCACCGTGTTCtatttggtaatgatgCTTACAACAGAGCCGCTATTGAAATTGCTCAGAGGAACGCTCAAAGACAAGCTGGGGAAACTGATGTTAACGAAGGTAAGATCAACATCGGTGGTGGATTATGGCTATCACCTGATGATGTGCACACCATTGCTAGGGAAATGGTTGATCCAGTTTTGGGTGAAGTTCATCAAAGAGCTGACGACCAACGTGCAACTGATGTTGACATTAAGGAGCGTAACGATTATGTAACAAATGAATGGAACGCTTGGACCGCTATGCACCaaaccaaagaaaataaCAATGAAGCACTTTTGGTCAATTCCCAGAATAAGCGTACCAGAGAGGCAGATTCTGCAAGAAGTGAAGCTGAGAAGAGTTTCACCGAATTATGTGACAGAATGGATAAGCAGGTTGCTGAAAGAAATGACTTGTTAAATCAAACCAAGCAAGCAAGAGAACAACTTGAGAGGgaaactgaagaaaaattggccCAAAACAAGGAGGATAACAAGACAGCTCTCAGAGATCTCAAGGGTCAACAtgcaaaggaattggaagaagctCGTGAAGAGCAAAGACGGTTGGTACAACCATACGAAGAGCGTTTGGAGGAAGTCAACCGTGAGCACGAAAGTTTGGTTCAAGAACGTACTGCaattaatgaagaaattgccaGATTGCATGAATCCATCAAAGAGCACCAAtatcaaatttcaaaatatgaaagagaaattaAATCTCATGAAGAACAAAACGCTAgtgctgaagaagaactaaagaaattagagacCGATAGAGAAGGTATTCAAAGCCATTACAACGATAATGTAGTTGTCAATGCTAACAAGGCCAAGGAGCAAGCACTCTTATCGAGTGAAGAAGCAAGACTACAGAATTTGAAGGTCGATGCTATCATTAATGAAAGAAAGACCGAATTAAACCGTACCGAGCAAGAACTTCAACGTGAAAAACTAAACATGTTAGAAGCTATGCGTAAGACCGCAGAGGCACGCGGTGATGAAAACATCGATGAAGAACGTGTCAAGCAATTGATTGGCATGACTTCTACAGAATACgttgaagaacaaaaaaagtTACAAAAAGCAGCAGGGAAAGCCGAAAAACCAAAGGCTTCTACTGCCGATAAGGGACAAGCCCTTGATAAGGCTTTAGCTCATGATCAAGGTGATCAGGAAGCAAACACTAAAGACTTCAAAGAAGGAGCCGAAACAAAGGCAAAGGAATCTAAAGGAAAACCTTCCCAGTCAGTGGCTAAGGCAATTGCTACATCTCCAACAAAGACGGAGGCCAAAGCCGAACCTTCTACTTCAAAGGGTAAATCCAACGGTGTTGGAACCCATCCTGATAACGCTTCGGGTATTTCTCAGATTTCTGATACGCTTGAGAATGGCAAACACCTTTCCgaagaagatttaaaaGAGCTCGCTGAAGATGCAGAGCAAAGAGTCAGTGGAGAACCTCAACCAAGTTACTTCAAAGAGGTCTTTTAA
- the SFK1 gene encoding Sfk1p (similar to uniprot|P35735 Saccharomyces cerevisiae YKL051W) → MIPKPGNYFFLLPIIAFIPWWGMLIAMLACWAGQGHPVYHFMDPEQHTVYISDVGATNLNPLFISCAGWQGLFYVLTIACEFFQRSGYWPFKLRSNYRTAADEGHEFDPTYDSMKNEYSSMVLSSKFLMPPWYSVLERNLIFASFAAGLVGELGILFCSIFTTSKYPSVHTTMVSIFVGFMCVSIVCNIGEYLSMGKHYALLHPLAAQNQVEGLEKITYSDLKWFQWKGYIWNKFTMSGIAKVTWLFWAAVFAICFGAISDNSISAIFEWLLAFWFGIWFLILAFDFYAGSRYKQSRYFHQIRSFAGYYKYDRQNGSAQFSHIVDPVDDEMVVGDLDSRHYVPSEEYSR, encoded by the coding sequence ATGATTCCAAAACCTGGGAActatttcttcttactaCCCATAATAGCCTTCATCCCCTGGTGGGGGATGCTGATTGCTATGCTGGCATGTTGGGCAGGACAAGGACATCCAGTTTATCATTTCATGGACCCTGAACAACATACTGTTTACATTTCAGATGTGGGTGCCACGAACTTAAATCCACTTTTCATCTCATGTGCAGGTTGGCAAGGTCTATTCTACGTTTTAACCATCGCGTGTGAGTTTTTCCAGAGATCAGGTTATTGGCCATTTAAATTGAGATCAAACTATAGAACTGCTGCAGATGAAGGTCATGAATTCGATCCAACATACGACTCAATGAAGAATGAATACAGTTCGATGGTTCTATCatctaaatttttaatgcCACCATGGTACAGCGTTCTTGAAAGGAATTTGATCTTTGCATCATTTGCAGCAGGTCTAGTTGGTGAACTCGGTATATTATTTTGTTCCATTTTCACTACTTCCAAGTATCCAAGTGTTCACACAACAATGGTTTCAATCTTCGTTGGATTCATGTGCGTTTCCATTGTTTGTAACATTGGTGAGTATTTGTCCATGGGTAAACATTACGCTTTATTACATCCGCTAGCGGCTCAAAACCAAGTTGAGGGACTGGAAAAGATAACTTATAGCGATTTAAAATGGTTTCAATGGAAAGGTTACATTTGGAATAAATTCACCATGTCAGGAATAGCCAAGGTAACTTGGTTATTTTGGGCTGCAGTCTTTGCCATTTGTTTTGGTGCAATTTCAGATAACTCGATTAGTGCCATCTTTGAATGGTTATTAGCATTCTGGTTCGGTATTTGGTTTCTTATCTTAGCGTTCGACTTTTACGCAGGGAGTAGATATAAGCAGTCACGCTACTTCCATCAAATACGGTCATTTGCAGGTTACTACAAATATGATAGGCAAAATGGTTCGGCCCAGTTCTCTCACATCGTAGATCctgttgatgatgaaatggtAGTCGGTGATTTGGATTCTAGGCACTATGTTCCATCCGAAGAATACTCCCGCTAA